The following proteins are co-located in the Bacillus pumilus genome:
- the asnS gene encoding asparagine--tRNA ligase, with protein sequence MKTTINQVFKHVDEEVTIGAWIANKRSSGKIAFLQLRDGTGFIQGVVVKAEVEEDVFKLAKSVTQETSVYVTGQVTKDERSPLGFELQVKSIEVIHEATDYPITPKEHGTEFLMDHRHLWLRSKKQHAIMKIRNEIIRATYEFFHQEGFVKVDPPILTGSAPEGTTELFATKYFDEDAYLSQSGQLYMEAAAMALGKVFSFGPTFRAEKSKTKRHLIEFWMIEPEMAFVEFNENLEYQENYVSHVVQSVLENCKVELHTLGRDTAKLENIKAPFPRITYDEAVKFLQDKGFDDIEWGDDFGAPHETAIAESYDKPVFITHYPTSLKPFYMQPAPDRDDVVLCADLIAPEGYGEIIGGSERVHDLELLEARLKEHGLDQETYKWYTELRQYGSVPHSGFGLGLERTVAWISGAPHVRETIPFPRLLNRLYP encoded by the coding sequence TTGAAAACAACTATTAATCAAGTGTTCAAACACGTCGATGAAGAAGTAACAATCGGCGCATGGATTGCCAATAAACGTTCAAGCGGAAAAATTGCATTCTTGCAGCTGCGTGACGGGACAGGCTTTATTCAAGGAGTCGTTGTAAAAGCAGAAGTGGAAGAGGATGTCTTTAAGCTTGCGAAATCAGTCACACAAGAAACATCTGTCTATGTGACAGGACAAGTGACAAAAGATGAGCGTTCACCACTTGGTTTTGAATTACAAGTGAAATCCATTGAAGTGATTCACGAAGCAACTGATTACCCAATTACACCAAAAGAGCACGGGACAGAATTCTTAATGGATCACCGTCATTTATGGCTTCGTTCAAAAAAACAGCATGCCATTATGAAAATCCGTAATGAGATTATTCGTGCTACATATGAGTTTTTCCATCAAGAAGGCTTCGTGAAAGTGGATCCGCCCATTTTAACAGGAAGTGCACCTGAAGGAACAACTGAGCTGTTTGCTACTAAATATTTTGATGAAGATGCGTACCTTTCTCAAAGTGGACAGCTTTACATGGAAGCTGCTGCGATGGCACTCGGAAAAGTATTCTCATTTGGCCCAACATTTAGAGCTGAAAAATCTAAAACAAAACGCCATTTAATCGAGTTTTGGATGATCGAGCCTGAGATGGCTTTTGTAGAATTTAATGAAAACCTTGAGTATCAAGAAAATTATGTGTCTCACGTTGTTCAAAGTGTACTCGAAAACTGTAAAGTGGAGCTGCACACACTTGGCCGTGATACAGCTAAATTAGAAAATATCAAAGCACCATTCCCGCGCATCACTTATGATGAAGCGGTCAAATTCTTACAGGATAAAGGATTTGATGATATTGAATGGGGAGATGACTTCGGAGCGCCTCATGAAACAGCAATCGCCGAAAGCTATGATAAACCAGTGTTTATCACTCATTACCCAACTTCATTAAAACCGTTTTATATGCAGCCAGCACCAGACCGTGATGACGTAGTCCTTTGTGCAGACTTAATTGCACCAGAAGGCTACGGAGAGATTATCGGCGGCTCTGAGCGTGTTCATGATCTTGAGCTGCTTGAAGCAAGACTAAAAGAACACGGGTTAGATCAAGAAACTTACAAATGGTACACAGAATTAAGACAATACGGTTCTGTCCCGCATTCAGGTTTTGGTCTTGGACTTGAACGAACAGTTGCTTGGATTAGCGGAGCGCCGCATGTGCGTGAAACCATTCCATTCCCAAGATTATTAAACCGTTTATATCCTTAA
- the tseB gene encoding cell wall elongation/penicillin-binding protein regulator TseB encodes MKRIVWIISSVVALVLLIGIISFAWIYQIAMGQKEQGHEAAIERAKEQAKIVQVEQVETFVGKEKQFIVEGKNKQNETTYVWVPASKKEKVIEKKAKEGITSNQAVQAVQKENTVSKVKDVKLAREGDVLLWEVTYLNENNQYSFSYVDFTTGRVEKNLTP; translated from the coding sequence ATGAAAAGAATAGTCTGGATTATTTCGTCCGTTGTGGCTCTCGTTTTACTCATTGGCATCATCAGCTTTGCATGGATTTATCAGATTGCCATGGGGCAAAAAGAACAAGGTCATGAGGCAGCGATTGAACGAGCAAAAGAACAAGCAAAAATAGTACAGGTCGAGCAAGTGGAAACCTTTGTTGGGAAAGAAAAACAATTTATTGTTGAAGGAAAAAACAAACAAAATGAAACGACCTATGTGTGGGTACCTGCCAGCAAAAAAGAAAAAGTGATCGAAAAAAAAGCAAAAGAAGGCATTACCTCAAACCAAGCAGTACAAGCTGTTCAAAAGGAGAACACCGTTTCTAAGGTAAAGGATGTCAAATTAGCAAGAGAAGGTGACGTACTCCTTTGGGAAGTGACGTACTTAAATGAGAACAACCAATATAGCTTCAGCTATGTCGATTTTACAACAGGACGAGTGGAAAAAAATTTAACACCGTAG
- a CDS encoding YpmA family protein — translation MESKIEVLSTVHIQHSEDLYKIVDLLNRTLKREDLMFGLALDQEDQNQAIFTIYRT, via the coding sequence GTGGAAAGTAAAATAGAGGTACTTTCAACTGTTCACATTCAGCATTCAGAAGACCTATACAAAATCGTTGATTTGTTGAACAGAACGCTGAAAAGAGAAGATCTGATGTTTGGGTTAGCATTAGATCAAGAAGATCAAAATCAAGCGATATTTACAATATATCGCACATAG
- the dinG gene encoding ATP-dependent DNA helicase DinG has translation MTDQRFVVVDIETTGNSPKKGDKIIQIAAVVIENGQIVERYSKYVNPGKAIPGFIEQLTGIQQHMVDDAVFFEDIAQEVYDLIHGAYFVAHNVHFDLNFLNDELKACGKNELDVLAIDTVEISRILYPELEGYKLTELSEELMLPHDHPHRADSDAEVTAMLFLTLLHQLKHTPPNVLKQLRRLSSYLLSDIGLLIKQLETSHSSQEDSLVEVGSFAVKDVTNRTNDTTHSVGADDEKLFEEIKEKLPQTLEGYEVREGQLTMMNKVRDVFHERAYAIIEAAPGIGKTLAYLIPAALEAKKSGKPVIISTYSILLQQQMLQRDVPLLNQLLPFEPAACVFKGRAHYICLDKFEHVLHEEDDNYDVVLTKAQILMWLLVTETGDLSELNLPSGAANIKDRISCVHMPFTSKKRRFKEYCFYERAKRRAKTADLILTNHRLLLSQTEASSIFQHADVYVIDEAHQFEKTANETLGDNASYIQLHAKLTQIGSLQGGLLKKLKKRFHGAGLSTDTFIEMDEYLNQLQMESDAFFSTVHSFVKRTKPKADINRLIYRVRHHSKHAQWKRIKETASKLCSLLIACEKLYEQQKNELLHKSDQLTEHFAFEAEEYDQVMSFMHTFCSTLYRFIFEPKNDETVWIEIDAKGAKNAVFMHAQPLDTGELLADRFFMNKKSVVLTSGTLTVNHRFDYCLERFGLQDFYPHLVQIDSPFELEKQLKVIVPADMPPITNRDERDYVKQAAGYIKIMEKQHKAKILVLFNSHEMLKAVYEELRTGGMQSALFAQGLTGGSPVKLTKMFKLAKQAILLGTGSFWEGVDFPGSELTTVIMARLPFRPPDSPLIEAKCEAAKKQGKNPFKAVALPEAVLTFKQGAGRLLRSEKDIGTLLILDRRVKTASYGKLFLESLPHAPVHEMSKESLAAYIEKLNNEKPLS, from the coding sequence ATGACCGATCAAAGGTTTGTTGTCGTTGATATTGAAACCACCGGGAATTCACCAAAGAAGGGTGATAAAATCATTCAAATTGCTGCGGTGGTCATTGAAAATGGACAAATTGTCGAACGGTATTCAAAATATGTGAACCCAGGGAAGGCGATCCCTGGATTTATTGAACAGCTGACAGGCATTCAGCAGCACATGGTTGACGATGCGGTGTTTTTTGAGGATATTGCCCAAGAGGTGTATGACCTCATACATGGCGCTTATTTTGTTGCGCACAATGTTCATTTTGACTTGAACTTTTTAAATGATGAACTAAAAGCATGCGGGAAAAATGAGCTGGATGTGCTAGCGATTGATACGGTTGAGATTTCTAGAATTCTTTATCCTGAGCTTGAAGGTTACAAGTTAACTGAATTAAGTGAAGAGCTCATGCTTCCACATGACCACCCGCACCGAGCGGATAGTGATGCGGAAGTTACTGCCATGTTATTTTTAACCTTGTTACACCAATTAAAACATACACCGCCAAATGTGTTAAAGCAGCTGCGCAGATTATCTTCATATCTTTTAAGTGATATTGGACTTTTAATTAAGCAGCTTGAAACGAGTCATTCTAGTCAGGAAGATTCTTTGGTGGAAGTCGGCTCTTTTGCTGTAAAAGATGTGACCAATCGCACAAATGATACGACACATTCAGTAGGCGCAGACGACGAAAAGCTGTTTGAGGAGATAAAAGAGAAGCTTCCGCAAACGTTAGAAGGCTATGAAGTAAGAGAAGGCCAGCTCACGATGATGAATAAAGTCAGAGACGTGTTTCATGAAAGGGCCTACGCTATAATTGAAGCGGCACCAGGAATCGGGAAAACACTGGCTTATCTCATTCCAGCTGCTTTAGAGGCAAAGAAATCAGGAAAACCTGTCATTATTAGTACATATTCCATTCTTTTGCAGCAGCAAATGCTTCAGCGTGATGTGCCGCTTTTAAATCAATTGCTCCCATTTGAGCCAGCTGCCTGTGTATTCAAAGGACGAGCACATTATATTTGTTTAGATAAGTTTGAGCACGTACTCCATGAGGAAGATGATAACTATGATGTTGTCTTAACAAAAGCGCAAATATTAATGTGGCTCCTTGTAACAGAGACGGGTGATTTATCTGAACTGAATTTACCGTCAGGTGCTGCAAATATAAAAGATCGAATTTCCTGTGTGCACATGCCGTTTACATCGAAAAAGCGCCGCTTTAAAGAATATTGCTTTTATGAACGCGCCAAAAGAAGAGCAAAAACAGCTGATTTAATTTTAACGAATCACCGCCTGCTCTTATCACAAACCGAGGCATCGTCTATCTTTCAGCATGCAGACGTATATGTGATTGACGAAGCCCATCAATTTGAGAAAACAGCCAATGAAACACTAGGGGACAATGCATCTTATATCCAGCTTCATGCGAAATTAACACAGATTGGCTCCTTACAAGGCGGACTGTTAAAGAAACTGAAAAAGAGATTTCACGGTGCAGGTTTATCGACAGATACCTTTATCGAAATGGATGAATATCTCAATCAGCTTCAAATGGAAAGTGACGCTTTCTTTAGCACAGTGCATTCTTTTGTCAAAAGGACAAAACCAAAAGCAGACATCAATCGTCTCATTTATAGAGTACGTCATCATTCAAAGCATGCTCAGTGGAAACGGATTAAAGAGACAGCAAGTAAGCTTTGTTCCTTGTTAATTGCTTGTGAGAAGCTGTATGAGCAGCAAAAAAACGAGCTTCTTCATAAAAGTGATCAGCTGACAGAACACTTTGCCTTTGAAGCAGAGGAATACGATCAAGTCATGTCGTTTATGCATACATTTTGCAGTACGCTGTACCGGTTTATTTTTGAACCGAAAAACGATGAAACGGTTTGGATAGAAATTGATGCAAAGGGTGCCAAAAATGCTGTCTTTATGCATGCACAGCCGCTAGATACAGGGGAGCTTTTGGCTGATCGATTTTTTATGAACAAAAAAAGTGTGGTTCTCACATCAGGAACACTCACAGTCAACCATCGCTTTGATTATTGCTTAGAGCGATTTGGCCTGCAAGATTTTTACCCGCACCTTGTCCAAATTGATTCACCTTTTGAACTTGAAAAACAGCTCAAGGTTATTGTACCGGCTGACATGCCGCCAATTACAAACCGTGATGAACGAGACTATGTGAAGCAAGCAGCAGGATATATTAAGATCATGGAAAAGCAGCATAAAGCGAAGATATTGGTCTTGTTTAATTCACATGAAATGTTAAAAGCAGTGTATGAAGAGCTGAGAACAGGAGGCATGCAATCAGCCCTGTTTGCTCAAGGTCTGACAGGTGGAAGCCCTGTGAAATTGACGAAAATGTTCAAATTAGCAAAGCAAGCCATTTTACTTGGTACGGGTAGTTTTTGGGAGGGAGTCGATTTTCCAGGCTCTGAGCTGACGACTGTCATTATGGCACGTCTTCCTTTCCGGCCGCCTGATTCACCGCTCATTGAAGCAAAATGCGAAGCAGCTAAAAAACAAGGGAAGAATCCGTTTAAAGCCGTTGCTCTTCCAGAAGCTGTCTTAACCTTCAAGCAAGGAGCAGGACGCCTGCTTCGCTCTGAAAAGGACATAGGTACATTGCTGATCTTAGACCGCCGAGTGAAAACCGCTTCATATGGAAAACTCTTTTTAGAATCACTTCCTCATGCACCTGTCCATGAGATGTCAAAGGAATCACTTGCGGCGTATATAGAGAAGCTAAACAACGAAAAGCCGCTGTCATAA
- the panD gene encoding aspartate 1-decarboxylase, whose protein sequence is MYRTFMTSKLHKATVTEANLHYVGSITIDEDLLDAAGMMANEKVQIVNNHNGARLETYIIPGKRKSGVICLNGAAARLVQPGDEVIIIAYGMLSEEEAKTHTPKVVVLNKQNQIEQMIGQEPARTIL, encoded by the coding sequence ATGTATAGAACCTTTATGACCTCTAAACTCCATAAAGCGACTGTGACAGAAGCAAACTTACATTATGTAGGCAGTATTACAATTGATGAAGATTTACTTGATGCGGCAGGCATGATGGCAAATGAGAAAGTGCAAATTGTCAATAATCACAATGGAGCGAGACTTGAAACATATATTATTCCTGGTAAAAGAAAAAGCGGTGTCATCTGTCTAAATGGTGCGGCAGCGAGATTGGTTCAGCCAGGGGATGAAGTCATCATTATCGCTTATGGGATGTTGTCAGAAGAAGAAGCAAAGACACATACACCCAAAGTGGTCGTGTTAAATAAACAAAATCAAATTGAACAAATGATTGGGCAAGAGCCTGCGAGAACGATTTTATAA
- the panC gene encoding pantoate--beta-alanine ligase, whose product MNVVTHIHELKELIKQHQEKQYSIGFVPTMGFLHEGHLTLAKEARDQNDIVVMSIFVNPLQFGPNEDFESYPRDIKRDQRLAEEAGVDILFTPDVKEMYQNEPSITMTVQKRTDVLCGKKRPGHFDGVVTVLTKLFHLVSPTNVYFGLKDAQQVAVIDAMIKDFFFDLHLVSVPTVREEDGLAKSSRNVYLSETERQEAPALYRALKKGQAAVEKGERDLHRMYQMVEEELLQTSGEIDYIEIYSYPQLEPLEQLAGKVIIAIAVKFSRARLIDNVIFHVPESGEKHV is encoded by the coding sequence ATGAACGTTGTCACCCATATTCATGAACTAAAAGAACTGATCAAGCAGCATCAAGAAAAGCAGTATTCCATTGGCTTTGTACCAACGATGGGCTTTCTTCATGAAGGGCATCTGACTTTGGCGAAAGAGGCAAGAGATCAAAATGACATCGTGGTGATGAGCATTTTTGTCAATCCTTTGCAATTTGGACCGAACGAAGACTTTGAATCGTATCCAAGGGATATCAAAAGAGATCAGCGCCTTGCAGAAGAAGCAGGAGTGGATATTTTATTTACACCTGATGTGAAGGAAATGTATCAAAATGAACCATCAATTACGATGACGGTTCAAAAACGGACAGATGTCTTATGCGGGAAGAAACGCCCAGGGCATTTTGACGGCGTTGTCACTGTGCTCACAAAGCTATTTCATCTTGTTTCACCAACAAATGTATACTTTGGTCTAAAGGATGCACAGCAAGTCGCTGTGATCGATGCGATGATCAAGGATTTCTTCTTCGATCTTCACCTTGTGTCTGTTCCAACGGTTCGAGAAGAAGACGGTTTAGCAAAAAGCTCAAGGAATGTCTATTTGTCTGAAACAGAAAGACAAGAAGCACCCGCTCTATACCGGGCATTAAAAAAAGGACAGGCAGCTGTTGAAAAAGGTGAACGTGATTTACATCGTATGTATCAGATGGTTGAAGAGGAGCTTCTTCAAACAAGTGGAGAAATTGATTATATTGAGATCTACTCATATCCACAACTAGAACCACTTGAACAACTAGCAGGTAAGGTCATTATTGCGATTGCAGTGAAATTCTCACGCGCAAGACTGATTGATAATGTGATTTTCCATGTTCCTGAAAGCGGTGAAAAACATGTATAG
- the panB gene encoding 3-methyl-2-oxobutanoate hydroxymethyltransferase produces the protein MKTKLDFFKMKEQNEPIVMLTAYDYPAAKQAEKAEVDMILVGDSLGMVVLGLDSTVQVTMDDMIHHTKAVKRGAKDTFIVTDMPFMSYHYSLEETMKNAARMMQESGTDALKLEGGDGVFESIQALTRGGIPVVSHLGLTPQSVGVLGGYKVQGKDHESAQKLIEDSLKCEEAGAIALVLECVPGELTKRISDMLKIPVIGIGAGAEADGQVLVYHDVVGYGVSRTPKFVKQYAQIDAVLEEALIQYTKEVKARTFPEDTHTFHIKEEVLDGLYGGIKK, from the coding sequence ATGAAGACAAAACTAGATTTTTTCAAAATGAAAGAACAAAACGAACCGATTGTGATGCTGACAGCATACGACTATCCAGCTGCAAAACAAGCGGAAAAAGCGGAAGTCGACATGATTTTAGTTGGTGACTCACTTGGGATGGTTGTACTTGGTCTTGATTCCACAGTACAAGTCACGATGGATGATATGATCCATCACACAAAAGCAGTCAAAAGAGGCGCAAAAGACACATTTATTGTGACCGATATGCCATTTATGTCTTATCATTATTCATTAGAAGAAACGATGAAAAACGCAGCACGGATGATGCAAGAAAGCGGTACTGATGCCTTAAAGCTAGAAGGCGGAGATGGCGTGTTTGAATCCATTCAGGCTTTAACAAGAGGCGGAATTCCTGTTGTCAGTCATTTAGGCCTCACACCTCAATCAGTTGGTGTGCTTGGCGGGTATAAAGTACAGGGGAAAGACCACGAGAGTGCTCAAAAATTGATTGAAGATAGCCTGAAATGTGAGGAAGCAGGTGCAATTGCACTTGTGCTAGAATGCGTACCTGGTGAATTGACAAAACGCATTAGCGACATGCTGAAGATCCCTGTCATTGGAATTGGTGCAGGAGCTGAGGCAGACGGACAAGTTCTCGTTTACCATGATGTGGTAGGATACGGGGTGTCTAGAACACCTAAATTTGTGAAACAATACGCGCAAATTGATGCTGTACTAGAAGAAGCGCTCATTCAATATACGAAAGAAGTAAAAGCACGTACATTTCCAGAGGACACGCACACATTTCATATCAAAGAAGAAGTCCTTGATGGTTTATATGGGGGAATCAAAAAATGA
- a CDS encoding biotin--[acetyl-CoA-carboxylase] ligase, giving the protein MRSAIRKRLIELFTTSDQDFVSSQQICDELGCSRTAVWKHIEDLRKEGYEVEAVRRKGYRLLRKPDKISEDEILFGLETEGFGRHIYFQEEVASTQLIAHDLVNEGAPHGTLVVSDHQTSGKGRLQRMWHSPNGTGIWMSLIIRPEIPLHKAPQMTLLASVAITEAIAHQTGLSPSIKWPNDILLNGKKVVGILTELKAEADQVHAVIIGPGINVNQTADDFPDELKDIATSLRMELNEKVDRAALIQNIMSTFEKRYDDYMKHGFAPIKQLWESFAMTIGKRIVARTVNGQYNGTAIGINDEGVLLLETADGIQKIYSADIEIKST; this is encoded by the coding sequence ATGCGATCAGCAATTAGAAAACGATTAATTGAACTATTTACAACATCTGATCAAGATTTTGTCTCGAGCCAGCAAATATGTGATGAGCTTGGCTGCTCCCGAACGGCTGTATGGAAGCATATAGAGGATTTGCGAAAAGAGGGCTATGAGGTAGAAGCCGTCAGGAGAAAAGGATACCGCCTGCTTCGTAAACCGGACAAAATTAGTGAGGATGAAATTCTTTTTGGTCTGGAAACAGAGGGTTTTGGCAGGCACATATACTTTCAAGAAGAAGTCGCTTCAACTCAGCTGATTGCCCATGACCTTGTCAATGAAGGAGCGCCCCACGGCACGCTTGTTGTCAGTGATCATCAGACAAGCGGAAAAGGGCGCCTTCAAAGAATGTGGCATTCACCAAATGGGACAGGCATTTGGATGAGTTTGATCATCCGGCCTGAAATTCCACTGCACAAAGCGCCGCAAATGACGCTTTTAGCATCTGTAGCCATCACAGAAGCAATCGCACATCAAACAGGACTCAGTCCATCGATTAAATGGCCAAATGATATTCTGTTAAACGGAAAGAAAGTTGTTGGCATTCTAACTGAATTAAAAGCAGAAGCTGACCAGGTTCACGCGGTGATTATTGGTCCAGGCATTAATGTGAACCAAACAGCTGATGACTTTCCTGATGAATTAAAGGATATCGCCACAAGTTTGCGAATGGAACTGAATGAAAAAGTAGATCGAGCTGCACTGATTCAAAACATCATGTCTACCTTTGAAAAAAGGTATGACGATTATATGAAGCATGGATTTGCCCCGATCAAACAATTATGGGAATCGTTTGCGATGACCATCGGTAAACGTATTGTCGCACGCACCGTCAATGGGCAATATAATGGAACGGCAATCGGAATCAATGATGAAGGTGTCTTATTACTGGAAACGGCGGATGGTATCCAAAAAATCTATTCCGCAGACATAGAGATCAAGTCAACTTAA
- a CDS encoding CCA tRNA nucleotidyltransferase: MNEPFTHAIPILHTLHEHGYQAYFVGGAVRDVLLGREIGDIDIATDATPDTVESLFEKTVDVGKEHGTVIVLHDGVSYEVTTFRTESEYEDFRRPKEVAFITSLKEDLLRRDLTINAMAMDINGEIIDHVGGKQDIERKRIQTVGDPACRFEEDALRMMRAVRFLSQLGFELAAETADAMKKDKHLLANISVERKKIEMEKLLKGRYCEQAIKVLISTKLYEELPGLQKDRLNESFQAFPYYLLDGLEEVWGAFIHLLGLDETEAVSLLKEWKLSTKLLKDAVAISQYVDCDWDAEKMFEAGEHVLLSSLKITQLKHERRIFFDELEAAKHSYEALPIKKLQDLAVSGKDLMAFRQKASGKWIAEELHVVKKAVLQNRLENRKEAIEEWLIACDQQLEND; the protein is encoded by the coding sequence ATGAATGAACCATTCACACATGCGATCCCTATTTTACATACACTGCACGAACATGGTTATCAGGCTTACTTTGTCGGCGGAGCGGTGAGAGATGTTCTTTTAGGTCGAGAAATCGGGGATATCGATATTGCGACAGATGCAACGCCTGATACGGTGGAGTCTTTATTTGAAAAAACAGTTGATGTTGGCAAGGAGCATGGCACAGTCATTGTTTTACATGATGGGGTCAGCTATGAGGTGACGACGTTTCGAACTGAATCAGAATATGAAGATTTTCGCAGACCGAAAGAAGTGGCGTTTATCACATCCTTGAAGGAAGATCTTTTAAGAAGAGATTTAACGATCAACGCGATGGCCATGGATATAAATGGCGAGATCATTGACCATGTAGGGGGCAAACAGGATATTGAGCGGAAACGAATTCAAACCGTTGGCGATCCAGCTTGCCGCTTTGAAGAAGATGCGCTTCGCATGATGAGAGCCGTCCGTTTTTTAAGCCAGCTCGGTTTTGAGCTCGCTGCTGAGACGGCTGATGCGATGAAAAAAGATAAGCACCTGCTTGCCAACATATCTGTTGAGCGCAAAAAGATTGAAATGGAGAAACTTTTAAAAGGGCGCTATTGTGAGCAGGCCATCAAGGTTCTCATTTCAACCAAATTGTATGAAGAATTGCCAGGCCTCCAAAAGGATAGGCTCAATGAATCTTTCCAAGCATTCCCGTATTATTTACTGGATGGACTAGAAGAGGTATGGGGCGCTTTCATTCATTTGCTTGGTCTAGATGAGACGGAGGCTGTATCCCTCTTAAAAGAATGGAAGCTGTCAACAAAGCTATTGAAAGACGCTGTGGCCATTAGCCAATACGTCGATTGTGACTGGGATGCGGAGAAGATGTTTGAAGCTGGTGAACACGTGCTATTATCTAGTTTGAAAATCACGCAGTTAAAACATGAGCGCCGCATTTTCTTTGACGAGCTGGAGGCGGCGAAGCATTCATACGAGGCGCTGCCTATTAAAAAGCTCCAAGACCTTGCTGTTTCAGGAAAAGATTTAATGGCCTTTCGGCAGAAGGCATCCGGTAAATGGATTGCGGAAGAGCTTCATGTCGTGAAAAAAGCGGTTCTGCAAAACCGTTTGGAAAACCGAAAAGAAGCTATAGAGGAGTGGCTCATAGCATGCGATCAGCAATTAGAAAACGATTAA
- the bshA gene encoding N-acetyl-alpha-D-glucosaminyl L-malate synthase BshA gives MKKLKIGITCYPSVGGSGIIATELGKRLAEKGHDVHFITSSIPFRLNKVYPNIYFHEVDVNQYAVFQYPPYDLALASKLAEVAKREKLDIIHAHYAVPHAVCAFLAKQMTGHTVKVVTTLHGTDITVLGYDPSLKEVIRFAIESSDRVTAVSQSLAAQTYDLIKPDKKIDTIHNFVDERVYLREDHEVLKKHYGLMQDEKVIIHVSNFRKVKRVHDVIHVFKKISDQVDAKLLLIGDGPEKSVVCELVKKLGLIDRVLFLGKQEKVEELYSISDLKLLLSEKESFGLVLLEAMACGVPCIATDVGGIPEVIAHGETGFLVPLGDIDGAANHAVSLLKDKALHEQVSMAAQSSVQTNFSSEKIVREYEALYLELIEGDDEDE, from the coding sequence ATGAAAAAACTGAAGATCGGAATCACTTGTTACCCAAGTGTTGGCGGTTCGGGCATTATTGCCACAGAGCTTGGAAAACGTTTAGCTGAAAAAGGGCACGATGTTCATTTCATTACCTCAAGCATTCCGTTTAGACTCAATAAAGTGTATCCGAATATTTATTTTCATGAGGTGGATGTCAATCAATATGCTGTTTTTCAATATCCACCTTATGACCTTGCACTAGCAAGTAAATTGGCGGAAGTCGCAAAACGAGAGAAGCTCGATATTATTCACGCGCATTATGCGGTCCCGCACGCCGTCTGTGCGTTCTTAGCCAAGCAAATGACGGGACACACAGTGAAAGTCGTGACCACGCTTCACGGGACAGATATTACGGTTTTAGGCTATGATCCATCATTAAAGGAAGTGATTCGGTTTGCCATCGAATCATCGGATCGCGTAACAGCTGTGTCGCAATCATTAGCTGCACAGACGTATGATCTGATTAAACCGGATAAAAAAATCGATACGATCCATAATTTCGTCGATGAGCGTGTGTATTTGCGTGAAGATCACGAAGTGCTGAAGAAACATTATGGCCTCATGCAGGACGAAAAGGTCATCATCCATGTATCGAACTTCCGAAAGGTAAAGCGTGTGCATGATGTGATTCATGTCTTTAAAAAGATTTCTGACCAGGTGGATGCAAAGCTGCTGCTGATTGGCGATGGTCCTGAAAAGTCGGTCGTATGCGAACTCGTGAAAAAGCTGGGACTAATTGACCGCGTGTTGTTTTTAGGAAAGCAAGAGAAGGTAGAGGAGCTTTATTCAATTAGTGATTTGAAGCTGCTGCTTTCTGAGAAGGAGAGCTTTGGGCTTGTACTTCTTGAAGCAATGGCCTGCGGTGTCCCTTGTATAGCAACAGATGTTGGCGGAATTCCAGAGGTCATTGCACATGGAGAGACAGGATTTCTTGTCCCGCTCGGCGATATAGACGGAGCAGCAAATCATGCAGTGTCGTTACTCAAGGACAAAGCGCTCCATGAGCAAGTGTCAATGGCAGCCCAGTCTAGTGTTCAGACCAATTTCTCTTCTGAAAAAATTGTGAGAGAATATGAAGCGCTTTACCTAGAATTGATCGAAGGTGATGATGAAGATGAATGA